The following coding sequences lie in one Arachis ipaensis cultivar K30076 chromosome B03, Araip1.1, whole genome shotgun sequence genomic window:
- the LOC107630472 gene encoding growth-regulating factor 1-like isoform X3 — protein MMNNSSSSSSSRNSTTVPPDLLFTLKRSHFNLPHHQPAQQQHFGWNYLEMGLGRKIDPEPGRCRRTDGKKWRCSKEAYPDSKYCERHMHRGKNRSRKPVELLKTTTNTSNSASSATTHTIISSSSITKTNEHPQQRSCYNNGSNLLHQHSFVFNSHTPSRSSTSAVAFSFPDNTAPSSRYVYGVKEEADERAFFKEPSSTLKSFSGSSMDDSWQLTPLTISTSSSSSSTKQRSCTSLSNNSDYSYLQLESLNERSKNQEQDQKTTVHSFFDEWPHKGRGFDSDDKCSSTTKLSISIPSTSFHDFPVLQFKNPPGC, from the exons atgatgaacaacAGTAGCAGCAGCAGTAGTAGTAGGAACA GTACCACTGTCCCTCCTGATCTTCTCTTCACTCTCAAAAGAAGCCATTTCAATTTGCCTCATCACCAACCAGCTCAACAACAACACT TTGGATGGAACTATCTTGAAATGGGTTTGGGAAGAAAAATAGACCCGGAACCAGGGAGGTGTAGAAGAACAGATGGAAAAAAATGGAGGTGCTCAAAAGAGGCATACCCAGATTCAAAGTACTGTGAAAGGCACATGCACCGAGGGAAAAACCGTTCAAGAAAGCCTGTGGAACTTTTGAAAACAacaacaaacacaagcaatagtGCTTCTTCAGCAACAACCCACACCATCatctcatcatcatcaatcaCTAAAACTAATGAGCACCCTCAACAACGTTCTTGCTATAATAATGGTTCAAATCTTCTTCATCAGCATTCCTTTGTCTTCAATTCCCACACTCCATCAAGGTCATCAACATCTGCTGTTGCTTTTTCATTTCCAGACAACACTGCTCCCTCCAG TAGGTACGTCTATGGAGTGAAAGAGGAAGCGGATGAACGTGCTTTCTTCAAAGAACCTTCTAGCACATTGAAAAGCTTCTCTGGATCCTCCATGGACGATTCATGGCAACTCACACCATTGACCATAAGCacctcatcttcttcttcctccacaaaacAGAGGAGTTGCACAAGTTTATCCAACAATAGTGACTACTCGTACTTGCAACTTGAGAGCCTCAATGAGCGCTCAAAAAATCAAGAACAAGATCAGAAGACTACTGTTCATAGCTTCTTTGATGAATGGCCCCACAAAGGCAGAGGATTTGATTCCGATGACAAATGTTCTTCCACAACCAAATTATCAATTTCCATTCCATCAACATCTTTTCATGACTTTCCCGTCCTTCAGTTCAAGAACCCACCTGGCTGCTGA
- the LOC107630472 gene encoding growth-regulating factor 6-like isoform X1, with protein sequence MMNNSSSSSSSRNSRFPFTPSQWQELEHQALIYKYMASGTTVPPDLLFTLKRSHFNLPHHQPAQQQHFGWNYLEMGLGRKIDPEPGRCRRTDGKKWRCSKEAYPDSKYCERHMHRGKNRSRKPVELLKTTTNTSNSASSATTHTIISSSSITKTNEHPQQRSCYNNGSNLLHQHSFVFNSHTPSRSSTSAVAFSFPDNTAPSSRYVYGVKEEADERAFFKEPSSTLKSFSGSSMDDSWQLTPLTISTSSSSSSTKQRSCTSLSNNSDYSYLQLESLNERSKNQEQDQKTTVHSFFDEWPHKGRGFDSDDKCSSTTKLSISIPSTSFHDFPVLQFKNPPGC encoded by the exons atgatgaacaacAGTAGCAGCAGCAGTAGTAGTAGGAACAGTAGGTTTCCTTTCACCCCATCACAGTGGCAAGAACTTGAACACCAAGCTCTAATATACAAATACATGGCTTCAGGTACCACTGTCCCTCCTGATCTTCTCTTCACTCTCAAAAGAAGCCATTTCAATTTGCCTCATCACCAACCAGCTCAACAACAACACT TTGGATGGAACTATCTTGAAATGGGTTTGGGAAGAAAAATAGACCCGGAACCAGGGAGGTGTAGAAGAACAGATGGAAAAAAATGGAGGTGCTCAAAAGAGGCATACCCAGATTCAAAGTACTGTGAAAGGCACATGCACCGAGGGAAAAACCGTTCAAGAAAGCCTGTGGAACTTTTGAAAACAacaacaaacacaagcaatagtGCTTCTTCAGCAACAACCCACACCATCatctcatcatcatcaatcaCTAAAACTAATGAGCACCCTCAACAACGTTCTTGCTATAATAATGGTTCAAATCTTCTTCATCAGCATTCCTTTGTCTTCAATTCCCACACTCCATCAAGGTCATCAACATCTGCTGTTGCTTTTTCATTTCCAGACAACACTGCTCCCTCCAG TAGGTACGTCTATGGAGTGAAAGAGGAAGCGGATGAACGTGCTTTCTTCAAAGAACCTTCTAGCACATTGAAAAGCTTCTCTGGATCCTCCATGGACGATTCATGGCAACTCACACCATTGACCATAAGCacctcatcttcttcttcctccacaaaacAGAGGAGTTGCACAAGTTTATCCAACAATAGTGACTACTCGTACTTGCAACTTGAGAGCCTCAATGAGCGCTCAAAAAATCAAGAACAAGATCAGAAGACTACTGTTCATAGCTTCTTTGATGAATGGCCCCACAAAGGCAGAGGATTTGATTCCGATGACAAATGTTCTTCCACAACCAAATTATCAATTTCCATTCCATCAACATCTTTTCATGACTTTCCCGTCCTTCAGTTCAAGAACCCACCTGGCTGCTGA
- the LOC107630472 gene encoding growth-regulating factor 1-like isoform X2 produces the protein MMNNSSSSSSSRNSRFPFTPSQWQELEHQALIYKYMASGTTVPPDLLFTLKRSHFNLPHHQPAQQQHFGWNYLEMGLGRKIDPEPGRCRRTDGKKWRCSKEAYPDSKYCERHMHRGKNRSRKPVELLKTTTNTSNSASSATTHTIISSSSITKTNEHPQQRSCYNNGSNLLHQHSFVFNSHTPSRSSTSAVAFSFPDNTAPSRYVYGVKEEADERAFFKEPSSTLKSFSGSSMDDSWQLTPLTISTSSSSSSTKQRSCTSLSNNSDYSYLQLESLNERSKNQEQDQKTTVHSFFDEWPHKGRGFDSDDKCSSTTKLSISIPSTSFHDFPVLQFKNPPGC, from the exons atgatgaacaacAGTAGCAGCAGCAGTAGTAGTAGGAACAGTAGGTTTCCTTTCACCCCATCACAGTGGCAAGAACTTGAACACCAAGCTCTAATATACAAATACATGGCTTCAGGTACCACTGTCCCTCCTGATCTTCTCTTCACTCTCAAAAGAAGCCATTTCAATTTGCCTCATCACCAACCAGCTCAACAACAACACT TTGGATGGAACTATCTTGAAATGGGTTTGGGAAGAAAAATAGACCCGGAACCAGGGAGGTGTAGAAGAACAGATGGAAAAAAATGGAGGTGCTCAAAAGAGGCATACCCAGATTCAAAGTACTGTGAAAGGCACATGCACCGAGGGAAAAACCGTTCAAGAAAGCCTGTGGAACTTTTGAAAACAacaacaaacacaagcaatagtGCTTCTTCAGCAACAACCCACACCATCatctcatcatcatcaatcaCTAAAACTAATGAGCACCCTCAACAACGTTCTTGCTATAATAATGGTTCAAATCTTCTTCATCAGCATTCCTTTGTCTTCAATTCCCACACTCCATCAAGGTCATCAACATCTGCTGTTGCTTTTTCATTTCCAGACAACACTGCTCCCTCCAG GTACGTCTATGGAGTGAAAGAGGAAGCGGATGAACGTGCTTTCTTCAAAGAACCTTCTAGCACATTGAAAAGCTTCTCTGGATCCTCCATGGACGATTCATGGCAACTCACACCATTGACCATAAGCacctcatcttcttcttcctccacaaaacAGAGGAGTTGCACAAGTTTATCCAACAATAGTGACTACTCGTACTTGCAACTTGAGAGCCTCAATGAGCGCTCAAAAAATCAAGAACAAGATCAGAAGACTACTGTTCATAGCTTCTTTGATGAATGGCCCCACAAAGGCAGAGGATTTGATTCCGATGACAAATGTTCTTCCACAACCAAATTATCAATTTCCATTCCATCAACATCTTTTCATGACTTTCCCGTCCTTCAGTTCAAGAACCCACCTGGCTGCTGA
- the LOC107633111 gene encoding pinin-like, whose protein sequence is MMLAEAHNMVLTGPKNKDWRDEHYAYIMMWTNRLTSVLVGDPVVHYEASEAYMQWYNDEYGAHLRLTGYVPQPQPHPQPQPQPHPQPQPQPQPQPEPQPQPQPEPQPQPQPEPQPQPQPEPQPQPQPQPMMHPYQYPYTQPYTEPGVSFFSQLFDDSHSLQMPPYQAYYRPAMSQQRDTAEQSSNRQLYRWAPKTDTSQWVNELLDPQLQVQQFQPQPPEINEQAPQCSRQSPQIVCGRSSVDSQVRRRSPSPRSGARRSIDSIQSDSIQSVARGIGFSNAVDFPQVQAPMAEDDNVGEDDSDSDSDGDDDAVSISTAADGSFCTIASNHDGKAS, encoded by the exons ATGATGCTTGCAGAAGCTCACAACATGGTCCTGACTGGACCAAAGAACAAAGATTGGAGAGATGAGCATTATGCATACATTATGATGTGGACAAACCGTTTGACCTCTGTTCTGGTTGGTGATCCCGTAGTGCACTATGAAGCATCTGAAGCGTATATGCAATGGTATAATGACGAATATGGAGCTCACCTGCGTTTAACTGGTTATGTTCCACAGCCACAGCCACACCCACAGCCTCAGCCACAGCCACACCCACAGCCACAGCCACAGCCTCAGCCACAGCCAGAGCCACAGCCTCAGCCACAGCCAGAGCCACAGCCTCAGCCACAGCCAGAGCCACAGCCTCAGCCACAGCCAGAGCCACAACCTCAGCCACAGCCACAACCTATGATGCACCCATACCAGTACCCGTACACACAACCGTACACTGAGCCTGGAGTCTCATTCTTTAGTCAGTTATTCGATGACTCACATTCATTACAGATGCCGCCATATCAAGCATATTATCGACCCGCCATGTCACAGCAGAGGGACACAGCTGAGCAATCTTCAAATCGTCAATTGTATCGGTGGGCACCTAAAACAGACACGTCGCAATGGGTAAATGAGTTGTTGGACCCTCAACTGCAAGTGCAACAATTTCAGCCGCAACCTCCTGAAATTAACGAGCAGGCTCCGCAGTGTAGTAGACAATCGCCTCAAATTGTTTGTGGTCGGTCATCTGTTGATTCGCAAGTACGACGTCGTAGCCCCTCTCCACGCTCTGGAGCTAGAAGGTCTATTGACTCGATTCAGAGTGATTCGATCCAGAGTGTCGCCAGAGGGATTGGGTTTAGTAATGCTGTTGATTTTCCTCAGGTGCAGGCACCCATGGCTGAGGATGATAATGTTGGCGAGGATGATAGTGATAGTGACAGCGATGGTGATGACGATGCAG TTTCAATCTCGACTGCTGCTGATGGATCTTTTTGTACCATTGCTTCAAACCACGACGGCAAAGCTTCATAA
- the LOC107633110 gene encoding uncharacterized protein LOC107633110, protein MHSNDISGAVEIETAPAYQGDEVVHDVRILTRVFWSFYPCIRAFRSCKPIVQVDGTHLYGKYKGALLVAVSQDGNGNIVPLAFAVVEGETSDAWHFFLTHLRTHVVTRDGVGLIFDRHDSITSAIARSNGSWEPPRAIRMFCVRHIASNFLRNFKAPYLQKLIVNMGYCRTVHEFNVQYARLRERGEAYTRWLDRIPRQQFALAFDSGYRWGHMTTNLVECINGVLKGARNLPITSLVKATFYRLNELFTRKRAEAEVRRNAGHVFSEYASNKLQSNQQAAGNIQVNLFDRQNEIFEVREMPIGIEYAVNLRQRYCDCGEFQTDRIPCRHVFACCANQRLDWQQYVHEVYRMDEIRKVYRARFKPLGNPATWPVYQGPRHIPNPHLKRVSKGRPKITRFLNEMGMRDMRGPRHCRLCGGEGHSRSRCPHRAGPSAGGSAPMS, encoded by the exons ATGCACTCAAATGATATCAGTGGAGCAGTCGAGATTGAAACTGCACCAGCATACCAAGGGGATGAGGTAGTCCATGATGTAAGGATACTGACGCGGGTATTTTGGAGCTTTTATCCTTGCATCAGAGCATTTAGGAGCTGCAAGCCAATCGTACAGGTGGATGGGACACATCTGTACGGAAAATATAAAGGAGCTCTACTAGTTGCAGTTTCTCAGGATGGCAATGGCAATATTGTGCCTCTTGCATTTGCCGTTGTTGAGGGTGAGACTTCTGATGCATGGCACTTCTTTCTTACTCATTTACGCACACATGTGGTGACTCGAGATGGTGTTGGGCTTATCTTTGATCGTCACGACTCTATTACCTCAGCAATAGCTCGTAGTAATGGATCATGGGAACCTCCAAGAGCTATCCGAATGTTTTGTGTTAGGCACATAGCATCCAACTTTTTGAGGAATTTCAAGGCACCGTATTTACAGAAGCTGATAGTCAATATGG GCTATTGTAGGACTGTGCATGAATTTAATGTGCAGTATGCAAGATTGCGTGAACGTGGTGAGGCTTACACGCGATGGCTTGATCGAATCCCACGACAGCAATTTGCTTTGGCATTTGATAGTGGATACCGTTGGGGTCATATGACCACAAACCTAGTGGAGTGCATCAACGGAGTACTAAAGGGAGCTCGAAATCTTCCTATCACGTCACTTGTGAAGGCAACTTTTTATAGGCTAAATGAGTTGTTCACTAGGAAGAGGGCTGAGGCTGAGGTTCGAAGGAATGCAGGACATGTATTTTCTGAATATGCTAGCAACAAACTGCAATCAAATCAGCAAGCAGCAGGAAACATCCAGGTTAACCTATTTGACAGGCAAAATGAGATCTTTGAGGTACGTGAGATGCCCATTGGTATCGAGTATGCGGTGAATCTCCGTCAACGGTATTGTGATTGTGGTGAGTTTCAGACAGATCGAATCCCATGTCGCCATGTCTTTGCGTGTTGTGCGAACCAACGACTTGATTGGCAACAATACGTTCATGAGGTCTATAGGATGGATGAGATAAGAAAGGTGTATAGAGCACGGTTTAAGCCATTAGGAAATCCAGCAACATGGCCGGTGTATCAAGGACCAAGACACATACCTAATCCGCACTTAAAGCGGGTTTCCAAAGGGCGTCCCAAAATAACCCGCTTCTTGAATGAAATGGGTATGCGTGATATGCGTGGTCCTAGGCATTGCAGGCTTTGTGGAGGCGAAGGCCACAGTCGAAGTAGATGCCCCCATCGTGCAGGGCCTAGTGCTGGTGGATCTGCACCTATGTCTTAG